The Marinobacter sp. MDS2 genome includes a region encoding these proteins:
- the murJ gene encoding murein biosynthesis integral membrane protein MurJ, producing the protein MSSEPQPTQAPSPVKEPPKPPGLLRSSGVVGVMTMLSRVLGLVRDMVIARYFGAGTAADAFFVAFKIPNFLRRLFAEGAFSQAFVPVLSSFRQQGDVSEVKRLVDAVAGSLGLVLLAVTLVAMLGAPVLTAVFAPGFLEDDVKFALASDMLRITFPYLLLISLTAFAGGILNSYDRFAVPAFTPVLLNLAMIAAAIFLTPLMSEPVMALAWGVFIAGALQLFFQLPFLMRLGLMPRPRVDYRHEGVSRILKLMMPALFGVSVSQINLLLDTVLASFLQTGSVSWLYYSDRLSELPLGVFGIAIATVILPSLSRKHAAESKDQFAATLDWAVRAVLLIGVPAALALALLAEPLIATLFHYGEVTDRDVAMSAQSLRAYSAGLLAFMLIKVLAPGFFARQDTKTPVKIGIIAMVANMAFNLALIVPLAHAGLALATSMSAWLNGYLLWRGLRKEGVWKSQSGWPKFLIQLAVANSALAAVVLWLNAPVADWLGSGGLERTADMAVIVAAGVAAYFATLVLCGVRLRQFRQK; encoded by the coding sequence AAGCGCCGTCCCCCGTCAAAGAGCCGCCCAAACCGCCCGGATTGCTGCGTTCGTCTGGCGTGGTCGGGGTGATGACCATGTTGTCTCGGGTTCTGGGGCTGGTGCGGGATATGGTGATCGCCCGCTACTTTGGTGCCGGCACCGCCGCGGACGCCTTTTTTGTTGCCTTTAAGATCCCGAATTTTCTGCGTCGTTTATTTGCTGAAGGGGCTTTCTCTCAGGCCTTTGTGCCGGTGTTGTCTTCCTTCCGGCAACAGGGTGATGTTTCCGAGGTGAAGCGCCTCGTTGATGCGGTGGCGGGCTCGCTTGGCTTGGTGCTGTTGGCGGTGACGCTGGTAGCTATGTTGGGAGCGCCGGTTTTGACCGCTGTGTTTGCCCCCGGGTTTCTTGAGGACGACGTGAAGTTTGCGCTGGCCAGCGACATGCTTCGAATCACCTTTCCTTATCTTCTGCTGATCTCGCTCACCGCGTTCGCGGGCGGCATTCTCAACAGCTACGACCGTTTCGCTGTGCCGGCATTTACACCGGTACTGCTCAATCTCGCGATGATTGCGGCGGCCATTTTCCTTACGCCCCTGATGAGCGAACCGGTCATGGCGCTCGCTTGGGGGGTATTTATTGCCGGAGCGCTGCAGTTGTTCTTCCAGTTGCCGTTTCTGATGCGGCTTGGCTTGATGCCGCGGCCGCGGGTGGACTACCGCCATGAAGGTGTGAGCCGTATTCTGAAGCTGATGATGCCGGCGTTGTTTGGGGTGTCGGTGAGTCAGATCAACTTGTTGCTGGATACTGTGCTGGCTTCGTTCCTGCAAACCGGCAGTGTGTCTTGGTTGTACTATTCCGATCGCTTGTCTGAATTGCCGCTTGGAGTGTTCGGCATTGCAATTGCAACGGTGATTTTGCCGAGCCTTTCCCGCAAGCATGCGGCGGAATCAAAAGATCAATTTGCCGCCACCTTGGATTGGGCGGTCAGGGCGGTATTGCTAATTGGCGTGCCCGCGGCGCTGGCGTTGGCGCTGTTGGCGGAGCCTTTGATTGCAACGCTGTTTCATTACGGCGAAGTGACCGATCGTGATGTGGCTATGTCAGCCCAAAGCTTGCGAGCGTACTCTGCCGGGTTGTTGGCGTTTATGTTGATCAAAGTCCTGGCGCCGGGCTTTTTTGCCCGACAGGACACCAAAACCCCGGTCAAAATTGGCATTATCGCGATGGTCGCCAACATGGCGTTTAATCTGGCATTGATTGTACCTCTGGCTCATGCCGGCCTGGCTTTGGCCACCTCGATGTCGGCGTGGCTGAACGGCTATCTTTTGTGGCGTGGCTTGCGCAAAGAGGGTGTTTGGAAGAGTCAGTCGGGTTGGCCTAAGTTTCTGATTCAATTGGCCGTGGCAAACAGTGCGTTGGCCGCTGTGGTGCTATGGCTGAATGCGCCAGTGGCCGATTGGCTCGGCTCGGGCGGGCTTGAAAGAACCGCCGATATGGCGGTGATCGTGGCGGCGGGTGTAGCGGCTTATTTCGCGACTTTGGTGCTGTGCGGCGTGCGCCTTCGCCAATTCCGGCAGAAGTAA
- the ispH gene encoding 4-hydroxy-3-methylbut-2-enyl diphosphate reductase, which yields MQIRLANPRGFCAGVDRAIEIVNRALDVFGAPIYVRHEVVHNKFVVDNLRNRGAVFVDELHEVPDDTLVIFSAHGVSQAVQNEAARRGLKVFDATCPLVTKVHMEVMRNSRDGRECILIGHHGHPEVEGTMGQYDHSNGGNIYLVEDEGDVEKLEVKDPERLAYVTQTTLSMDDTARVIDALRAKFPKIEGPRKDDICYATQNRQDAVKQLAGDCDLMLVVGSPNSSNSNRLRELAERMGTPAYLIDEAAQIDKQWLEGKKAVGVTAGASAPEVLVADVINRLKELGGEEPQEIAGREENIVFSMPKELRIDAVNVQ from the coding sequence ATGCAAATCCGATTAGCTAACCCCCGTGGCTTCTGCGCCGGTGTAGACCGTGCCATAGAAATCGTAAACCGCGCGCTCGACGTCTTCGGTGCGCCCATCTACGTGCGCCACGAAGTCGTCCACAACAAGTTTGTGGTTGATAACCTGCGCAATCGGGGCGCTGTGTTTGTTGACGAATTGCACGAAGTGCCTGATGACACCTTGGTGATCTTCAGCGCTCACGGCGTATCCCAGGCCGTGCAAAACGAAGCCGCTCGCCGTGGCTTGAAGGTTTTCGACGCCACCTGCCCGCTGGTGACTAAAGTGCACATGGAAGTCATGCGCAACAGCCGCGACGGTCGTGAATGCATCTTGATTGGCCACCACGGCCACCCGGAAGTTGAAGGTACCATGGGCCAGTACGACCACAGCAACGGCGGCAACATCTACTTGGTTGAAGACGAAGGCGATGTTGAAAAGCTGGAAGTGAAAGACCCCGAACGCCTGGCCTACGTGACTCAAACCACGCTTTCCATGGACGACACCGCCCGGGTGATCGACGCACTGCGCGCCAAATTCCCGAAAATCGAAGGCCCGCGCAAAGACGATATCTGCTACGCCACCCAGAACCGCCAGGATGCGGTAAAGCAATTGGCCGGCGACTGCGACCTGATGCTGGTAGTGGGCTCCCCGAACAGTTCCAACTCCAACCGTCTGCGCGAGCTGGCGGAACGGATGGGAACCCCCGCCTACCTGATTGACGAAGCTGCGCAAATCGATAAGCAGTGGCTGGAAGGCAAGAAAGCGGTGGGTGTGACGGCCGGGGCTTCGGCGCCTGAAGTGCTGGTGGCGGATGTGATTAACCGCTTGAAGGAACTGGGCGGGGAAGAGCCGCAGGAGATTGCCGGGCGGGAGGAGAATATTGTGTTTTCTATGCCTAAGGAGTTACGGATTGATGCGGTGAATGTTCAATAG
- the fkpB gene encoding FKBP-type peptidyl-prolyl cis-trans isomerase, with amino-acid sequence MNDLPIDKGTRVTLHFALKFQDGETVDSTFGKKPATLEIGDENLPENFEAYLMGLKAGDHKTFEVPPEKAFGQHNPTNLQTFKRHEFSADMVLEKGVVISFADARQQELPGVISRVEGDEVEVDFNHPLAGRTLSFEVQIIDVEPAGQTH; translated from the coding sequence ATGAACGACTTGCCAATCGATAAAGGCACCCGGGTAACTCTGCATTTCGCTCTCAAGTTTCAGGACGGCGAAACCGTGGACAGCACGTTCGGAAAAAAGCCGGCGACGCTGGAAATCGGCGATGAAAACCTGCCGGAGAATTTCGAAGCCTACCTGATGGGCCTCAAAGCTGGCGACCACAAAACCTTCGAAGTGCCACCGGAAAAAGCGTTCGGCCAGCACAACCCGACCAACCTGCAAACCTTCAAGCGCCACGAATTCAGTGCTGATATGGTCTTGGAGAAGGGTGTGGTGATTTCCTTCGCCGATGCCCGCCAGCAGGAATTGCCCGGCGTAATCAGCCGGGTGGAAGGTGATGAGGTGGAAGTCGACTTCAACCATCCGCTGGCAGGGCGTACACTGAGCTTTGAAGTACAGATCATCGATGTGGAGCCCGCCGGGCAAACACACTGA
- the ileS gene encoding isoleucine--tRNA ligase — translation MSDYKHTLNLPETAFPMRGNLAKREPDMLKRWQDLDVYGNLRKQREGREKFILHDGPPYANGSIHIGHAVNKILKDMIVKSRSFMGYDAPYVPGWDCHGLPIEHKVEQEIGKAGVKVDYKTFRQACRDYAAKQIDGQKADFIRLGVMGEWDKPYLTMDPKVEAGIVRALGKIVAKGHLVRGFKPVYWSVVGQSALAEAEVEYQDKTSTQIDVRFTAVDQAAVLKLFGTDEGEGDVSVVIWTTTPWTIPANQAVSLGADLEYALVQVDTGNGPERMILATDMVAGVMARWGVEEFRVLANVSGSVLENQLLHHPIYDKQVPLILGDHVSLDAGTGAVHTAPDHGMEDFEVGKAYGIETINLVKADGTYTDAAGEFAGIHVYKADEPVSSALEREGKLVRAEKFRHSYPHCWRTKTPLIYRATPQWFISMDKLNLRDDALEAIKGIRWVPSWGQNRIEAMFQQSPDWCISRQRTWGVPITLFIHKETQDLHPNTQELIEKVAQAVESGGIDAWYDIDQNELLGDDADQYDKVLDTLDVWFDSGVTHESVLRAREELGQFPADLYLEGSDQHRGWFQSSLKTSIAMNGVAPYKQVLTHGFTVDAKGYKMSKSMGNVIAPQEVMNELGADILRLWVSATDYSGEMSVSKDILRQTADGYRRIRNTARFLLSNLSGFDPEQHMVAPENMIALDRWMVDRALQLQNELQEDYENYAFLRIYQKVYSFCEATLGGFYLDIIKDRQYTTQADSIARRSCQTALYHVAEALVRWIAPILSFTADEIWQHLPGKRGETVFYETWYEGLTALPEDAELGRDYWREIFSVKEAVNKCLEDVRARGDIKGSLSAEVTLYCEGSLAERLNFLGEELRFVLITSEATVKPVSEANGAEQTSLEGLLVKVAPATHAKCERCWHHREDVGQNEKYTDLCGRCVSNVEGSGETRAYA, via the coding sequence ATGAGCGACTACAAGCATACCCTGAATCTGCCGGAAACCGCCTTTCCGATGCGCGGTAACCTGGCCAAGCGTGAGCCGGATATGCTCAAACGCTGGCAGGATCTCGATGTCTACGGCAACCTGCGTAAACAGCGCGAAGGCCGGGAAAAATTCATCCTGCACGATGGCCCTCCTTATGCGAACGGCAGCATTCACATCGGGCATGCGGTCAACAAAATTCTGAAGGACATGATCGTTAAGTCCCGCAGCTTCATGGGATACGATGCACCCTACGTGCCGGGCTGGGACTGCCATGGTCTGCCCATCGAGCACAAGGTCGAGCAGGAAATCGGCAAAGCCGGCGTGAAAGTCGACTACAAAACCTTCCGCCAGGCTTGTCGTGATTACGCCGCCAAACAGATTGATGGCCAGAAAGCCGACTTCATCCGTTTGGGTGTGATGGGTGAGTGGGATAAGCCCTATCTGACCATGGACCCGAAAGTAGAAGCGGGTATCGTGCGTGCCCTCGGCAAGATCGTCGCCAAAGGTCATCTGGTTCGTGGTTTCAAACCGGTTTACTGGAGTGTGGTTGGTCAGTCCGCACTGGCAGAAGCCGAGGTGGAATACCAAGACAAAACCTCTACCCAGATTGACGTGCGCTTTACCGCGGTTGATCAGGCGGCTGTGCTCAAACTGTTTGGAACCGACGAAGGTGAAGGTGATGTTTCCGTGGTTATCTGGACCACCACGCCTTGGACCATTCCGGCCAACCAAGCGGTTTCTCTGGGCGCTGACCTGGAATACGCCTTGGTGCAGGTGGATACCGGCAACGGCCCGGAGCGGATGATTCTGGCGACCGACATGGTTGCAGGCGTCATGGCTCGTTGGGGTGTGGAAGAATTCCGCGTGCTGGCTAACGTCAGCGGCTCCGTGCTTGAGAATCAACTGCTGCATCACCCGATCTACGACAAGCAGGTGCCTTTGATTCTGGGCGATCACGTGTCACTGGATGCCGGTACCGGTGCAGTTCATACCGCGCCAGACCACGGTATGGAAGACTTTGAAGTGGGTAAGGCCTACGGCATTGAAACCATCAATCTGGTCAAAGCCGACGGAACCTACACCGACGCCGCGGGCGAATTCGCCGGCATTCACGTCTACAAAGCCGATGAGCCGGTCAGCTCTGCACTGGAGCGTGAAGGCAAATTGGTGCGTGCCGAGAAGTTCCGCCACAGCTACCCGCATTGCTGGCGCACCAAAACTCCGTTGATCTACCGTGCAACGCCACAATGGTTCATCAGCATGGACAAGCTCAACCTGCGCGACGATGCACTGGAAGCCATCAAAGGTATCCGTTGGGTGCCTAGCTGGGGTCAGAACCGCATTGAAGCCATGTTCCAGCAGAGCCCGGACTGGTGTATCTCCCGTCAGCGCACTTGGGGCGTTCCGATTACCTTGTTCATTCACAAGGAAACTCAGGACCTGCACCCAAACACCCAAGAACTGATCGAAAAAGTCGCGCAAGCGGTTGAATCCGGCGGTATCGACGCTTGGTATGACATCGATCAAAACGAATTGCTGGGTGACGACGCCGACCAGTACGACAAGGTGCTCGATACCTTGGACGTTTGGTTTGATTCCGGTGTGACCCACGAATCTGTACTGCGCGCACGGGAAGAACTGGGGCAGTTCCCGGCAGACTTGTATCTGGAAGGCTCTGACCAGCACCGCGGTTGGTTCCAGTCGTCATTGAAAACGTCCATCGCCATGAACGGCGTAGCGCCCTACAAGCAGGTGCTGACCCACGGCTTCACGGTGGATGCCAAAGGTTACAAAATGTCCAAATCCATGGGCAATGTGATCGCGCCGCAGGAAGTGATGAACGAGCTGGGTGCCGACATCCTGCGCTTATGGGTGTCTGCCACCGATTACAGCGGTGAGATGTCGGTATCCAAGGATATCCTGCGCCAGACCGCAGACGGCTATCGCCGCATCCGGAACACCGCTCGCTTCCTGCTCAGCAACCTGAGCGGTTTTGATCCGGAGCAGCACATGGTGGCTCCGGAAAACATGATCGCCCTCGACCGTTGGATGGTGGATCGCGCCCTACAGCTGCAAAACGAGTTGCAAGAAGACTACGAAAACTACGCCTTCCTGCGCATCTACCAGAAGGTGTACAGCTTCTGTGAAGCGACGTTGGGTGGTTTCTATCTGGATATCATCAAAGATCGCCAGTACACCACGCAGGCAGACAGCATTGCACGCCGTTCGTGCCAGACTGCGCTTTACCATGTGGCGGAAGCGCTGGTGCGTTGGATCGCTCCGATCCTCAGCTTTACTGCTGACGAGATCTGGCAGCACCTGCCCGGCAAGCGTGGTGAGACCGTGTTCTATGAAACCTGGTACGAAGGCCTGACCGCACTGCCGGAAGATGCAGAGCTGGGCCGTGACTACTGGCGTGAAATTTTCAGCGTGAAAGAAGCTGTGAATAAATGCCTTGAAGACGTTCGTGCCCGTGGTGATATCAAAGGCTCCTTGAGTGCTGAAGTCACCTTGTACTGCGAAGGCAGTCTGGCCGAACGCCTGAACTTCCTGGGTGAAGAGCTGCGATTCGTTCTGATCACTTCTGAAGCGACGGTTAAGCCTGTCAGCGAAGCTAACGGTGCGGAGCAGACCAGCCTTGAAGGTTTGCTGGTAAAAGTGGCTCCGGCCACTCACGCCAAGTGTGAGCGCTGCTGGCACCACCGCGAAGATGTTGGCCAGAACGAGAAGTACACGGACCTGTGTGGCCGCTGTGTCAGCAACGTGGAAGGCTCGGGCGAAACCCGCGCCTACGCCTGA
- a CDS encoding PilW family protein, translated as MMSSKRYSQILVQPRAAAGFTLVELMIALVLGLLVIAGVGSVFLANQNAYRSNVALGEVQEGARTSFEFLARELRAAGANPCGTGSVASVLKATGDPMLDNNTPIQGWDDATTVAVLPANGAGAPVAGGGDAIRLASARGAALTLEASTGPRANVKLQAPTTSISSEDILMLCDVNKATIFQVSDYNSSNVTVGHNAGMGSPGNQTKCLNHPVPQTPSGGSCNSFSPSSYLAIPTNYIWYVGQNGAGGRSLYRYGRGQGVTSEASEMVRGVSGMTIRYHEQGGNSFVTAGGVGNWENVDAVRLAITVQSGGTQPGAAAGTDNQPLQRVFTSTVALRNRLNIN; from the coding sequence ATGATGTCTAGCAAACGATACAGTCAGATTTTGGTTCAGCCACGAGCAGCCGCCGGCTTCACGCTGGTCGAGTTAATGATTGCTCTCGTGCTGGGTCTGCTGGTTATCGCCGGGGTCGGCAGTGTATTTCTGGCTAACCAGAACGCATACCGAAGCAATGTGGCTCTGGGAGAAGTTCAGGAGGGGGCCCGCACTTCTTTTGAGTTCCTCGCTAGAGAGCTTCGGGCTGCAGGCGCTAATCCGTGCGGGACGGGGAGTGTCGCAAGTGTGCTTAAGGCTACTGGTGACCCAATGCTCGACAACAATACGCCCATTCAAGGTTGGGATGATGCAACGACTGTTGCCGTTCTTCCTGCCAATGGTGCTGGTGCACCGGTAGCAGGCGGCGGCGATGCTATTCGCTTGGCCAGCGCCAGAGGGGCCGCGCTGACGCTTGAGGCTTCAACTGGACCTCGGGCCAATGTGAAGCTTCAGGCCCCCACGACCTCGATAAGTTCAGAAGATATTCTGATGCTCTGCGATGTTAATAAGGCCACTATTTTCCAAGTGAGCGATTACAACAGTAGCAATGTCACCGTTGGGCATAATGCGGGAATGGGTTCCCCAGGGAATCAGACTAAATGCTTGAATCATCCAGTGCCGCAAACCCCAAGTGGAGGGAGTTGCAACTCTTTTAGCCCTTCCTCTTATCTTGCCATTCCGACCAACTACATTTGGTATGTAGGGCAAAATGGCGCGGGTGGACGGTCGCTATATCGTTACGGCCGCGGCCAAGGCGTGACATCAGAAGCCTCGGAAATGGTGAGGGGAGTTTCAGGAATGACCATTCGCTACCACGAACAGGGCGGTAACTCCTTTGTTACAGCTGGCGGTGTGGGTAACTGGGAAAATGTGGATGCCGTTCGGCTTGCGATAACGGTCCAGAGTGGGGGAACTCAACCAGGAGCCGCTGCAGGAACGGATAATCAGCCACTTCAGCGGGTTTTTACGTCGACGGTGGCACTTCGTAACCGGCTGAATATTAATTGA
- a CDS encoding GspH/FimT family pseudopilin, giving the protein MRVRSDSGFTLVELMITLAVAVILITVAIPSFRDTLARNELVTATNAWVGAISSARAEAVKRNQSVALCGEDNAPTSGIGSGCTAALAGEVRYLPRDGGAAEALHSALADSIDQPLVVVASTTVRFRGDGMGYLGDNMMTPYNTAGGDPSVVVLCSSALTSDNARRVELIAGSTVQVVTETRANCP; this is encoded by the coding sequence ATGCGTGTCCGGAGCGACAGCGGTTTTACGTTGGTAGAGTTGATGATTACTTTGGCGGTGGCGGTAATACTGATAACCGTCGCCATTCCGAGTTTTCGGGATACGCTTGCGCGTAACGAGTTGGTGACGGCGACGAATGCGTGGGTTGGAGCGATCAGTTCAGCCCGTGCAGAAGCCGTTAAACGCAACCAGTCGGTGGCGTTGTGCGGGGAGGATAACGCACCGACGAGCGGGATCGGCTCTGGTTGCACCGCTGCACTCGCCGGTGAAGTGCGGTATTTGCCGCGAGATGGTGGTGCTGCTGAAGCCCTCCATTCTGCGTTAGCTGATTCGATCGACCAGCCCTTGGTCGTTGTTGCTTCCACAACCGTGCGTTTCCGGGGGGACGGAATGGGCTACCTGGGAGATAACATGATGACCCCGTACAACACAGCCGGTGGAGACCCGTCAGTGGTCGTGTTGTGCAGTTCTGCGCTCACGAGCGATAACGCTCGGCGTGTGGAGTTGATTGCCGGCAGTACGGTGCAGGTCGTCACCGAAACGCGAGCAAATTGTCCATGA
- the pilV gene encoding type IV pilus modification protein PilV: MANLQVKQPLTVFPGRQSGVGLIEVLIAVLVLSIGFLGMAALQSKALSNNNSAMVRSIGTIASYSILDAMRVDLTGVRAGDYDNLKVTVPKDWAAPGDCSGATKGSALAQANQNQWCDDLGSLMGPGTQGDITANGGGNYTITITFNDERATGGIAGQTMITRAKL; the protein is encoded by the coding sequence ATGGCCAACCTCCAAGTAAAACAACCGTTAACGGTTTTTCCGGGTCGCCAATCAGGAGTTGGCTTGATTGAAGTGTTGATCGCCGTACTGGTGCTGTCGATTGGCTTTCTCGGCATGGCTGCGCTGCAATCAAAGGCTCTCAGCAATAACAACAGTGCGATGGTGCGCAGTATCGGAACGATTGCTAGTTACTCTATTCTGGATGCTATGAGGGTTGATTTAACAGGCGTTCGAGCCGGTGATTACGATAATTTGAAGGTGACGGTGCCTAAGGACTGGGCGGCTCCGGGTGATTGTTCCGGAGCGACGAAGGGCAGCGCACTGGCCCAAGCCAATCAAAATCAGTGGTGTGATGATCTCGGCAGTTTGATGGGGCCGGGAACGCAAGGTGATATCACGGCTAATGGAGGGGGTAATTACACGATTACCATCACCTTTAACGACGAGAGGGCGACTGGCGGTATTGCCGGCCAAACCATGATCACGCGAGCGAAGTTATGA
- the ribF gene encoding bifunctional riboflavin kinase/FAD synthetase, which produces MRLIRGLTNLKRLSAAAGSPLAGGCVATIGNFDGVHLGHKTIIEQVRQKALELGVPSVVMFFEPQPREFFQGSEAPPRLMPFRQKFEALLAEGIDIVLCIRFDNTFRSFSAMDFIENVLIHGLAVRHLVVGDDFRFGCDRAGDFRLLEQVGREHGFTVENTRTVTVDGERVSSTRVRKVLNVNGLEEAERLLGHSYRIHGRVVYGRQLGRQLGAPTANILLNRMPALRGVYVVRARLETGEWQDGIANIGLRPTVDGKRPALEVHLFNFAGTLYGQHMSVVFRHGLRDEVKFDSVDELRQQIARDFEQARAWLADNPAEPIN; this is translated from the coding sequence ATGCGTCTGATCCGAGGCCTCACCAATCTTAAGCGTTTATCCGCGGCAGCAGGCTCGCCGCTCGCGGGTGGCTGTGTCGCAACCATCGGCAACTTCGATGGCGTACATCTGGGCCACAAAACGATTATTGAGCAAGTGCGGCAGAAAGCGCTCGAGTTGGGCGTACCCTCGGTGGTGATGTTTTTTGAGCCTCAGCCCCGGGAGTTTTTTCAGGGCAGCGAAGCGCCCCCTCGCCTGATGCCGTTCCGACAGAAGTTCGAAGCGTTATTGGCTGAAGGCATCGATATCGTGTTGTGTATTCGTTTCGACAACACCTTCCGCAGCTTCTCAGCCATGGATTTTATCGAAAACGTGCTGATCCACGGCTTGGCCGTGCGCCATTTGGTGGTGGGGGATGATTTCCGATTCGGCTGTGATCGGGCCGGCGATTTTCGTTTACTGGAACAAGTAGGGCGGGAGCACGGTTTTACCGTCGAGAATACCCGTACCGTGACGGTTGATGGAGAGCGTGTCAGCAGTACCCGGGTTCGCAAGGTTCTGAACGTGAACGGTCTTGAGGAAGCGGAGCGCTTGTTGGGGCATTCTTACCGGATTCATGGCCGGGTGGTGTACGGCCGACAGCTTGGCCGACAGCTTGGCGCTCCCACGGCGAACATCTTGCTGAACCGTATGCCTGCTCTGCGCGGTGTCTATGTGGTTCGTGCCCGCCTTGAGACGGGTGAGTGGCAAGACGGCATTGCAAACATCGGCCTTCGCCCAACGGTGGACGGCAAGCGGCCAGCACTGGAAGTGCACCTGTTCAACTTTGCTGGCACACTCTATGGCCAGCATATGAGTGTTGTGTTCCGCCATGGCCTGCGGGACGAAGTGAAATTCGATTCTGTTGATGAATTGCGGCAACAGATCGCCCGGGATTTCGAGCAAGCCCGGGCCTGGCTGGCGGATAACCCCGCCGAGCCCATTAACTGA
- the lspA gene encoding signal peptidase II has translation MESVMVDEREGSKLKWLWLAVLVIAVDLGTKYLATAMLTYGNPVPVMPSFNLTLLHNTGAAFSFLADAAGWQRWFFVTLALVVSVVLTGWLKKLKANETWTAIAIVLILGGAIGNVYDRVVHGYVVDFLHFYWQDWHFPAFNLADTAITIGAAMMVLDVFRKPAEDSGDADRSN, from the coding sequence ATGGAAAGCGTTATGGTGGATGAGCGCGAAGGCAGCAAGCTGAAGTGGTTATGGCTGGCCGTGCTGGTGATCGCGGTGGATTTGGGTACCAAGTACCTGGCCACCGCCATGCTCACCTACGGCAACCCGGTACCGGTGATGCCCAGTTTCAACCTGACCTTGCTGCACAACACGGGCGCGGCCTTCAGCTTTCTGGCGGACGCCGCTGGATGGCAGCGTTGGTTTTTCGTCACCTTGGCCTTGGTGGTCAGCGTGGTTCTGACCGGCTGGCTGAAAAAACTTAAAGCCAACGAAACCTGGACCGCCATTGCCATTGTGCTAATCCTTGGGGGAGCCATCGGCAACGTTTATGACCGCGTGGTTCACGGGTACGTGGTCGACTTCCTGCACTTTTACTGGCAGGACTGGCATTTTCCGGCCTTCAATCTGGCTGACACCGCCATCACCATCGGTGCGGCTATGATGGTGCTCGACGTATTTCGTAAACCCGCTGAAGACAGCGGGGATGCCGACAGGAGTAATTGA